A part of Bubalus bubalis isolate 160015118507 breed Murrah chromosome 6, NDDB_SH_1, whole genome shotgun sequence genomic DNA contains:
- the ZNF687 gene encoding zinc finger protein 687 isoform X2 has translation MGDMKTPDFDDLLAAFDIPDIDANEAIHSGPEENEGPGGSGKPEPSVGGESGEATAAPAGDGPGGPTQASDHSLPPPDVSAVSVIVKNTVCPEQSESLAGSSGGEVARAGGVTKEGPLGPRLMQNGFGGPEPSLPGTPRSPAPPSGGTWKEKSLEGKAPLDLFAHFGPEPGEHPDPLPPSAPSPPPEGALTPPAFPSPFELTRENGPALLPPSSPPLLGALKQESCSPLHPQSLAQPGSGTSPEATGVPASASPSQVAGVSFFKKSPGHQSPLASPKGPSCQPLKEEEDEGPVDKSSPGSPQSPSSGAEAADEDSNDSPASSSSRPLKVRIKTIKTSCGNITRTVTRVPSDPDPPAPLAEGGFLAEANLLKLSPATPTPEGPKVVSVQLGDGTRLKGTVLPVATIQNASTAMLMAASVARKAVVLPGGTATSPKTMPKNVLGLVPQALPKAEGRTGLGTGGQKVNGASVVMVQPSKPATGPGAAGGTVISRTQSSLVEAFNKILNSKNLLPAYRPNLSPPAEAGLALPPTGYRCLECGDAFSLEKSLARHYDRRSMRIEVTCNHCARRLVFFNKCSLLLHAREHKDKGLVMQCSHLVMRPVALDQMVGQPDITPLLAVPPALGPPALPTLGKGEGAVTTSAITAVAAEAPVLPLSTEPPATPATSTYTCFRCLECKEQCRDKAGMAAHFQQLGPPAPGATSNVCPTCPMMLPNRCSFSAHQRMHKNRPPHVCPECGGNFLQANFQTHLREACLHFSRRVGYRCPSCAVVFGGVNSIKSHIQTSHCEVFHKCPICPMAFKSAPSAHAHLYTQHPSFHTQQAKMIYKCAMCDTVFTHKPLLSSHFDQHLLPQRVSVFKCPSCPLLFAQKRTMLEHLKNTHQSGRPGEETAGKGAGGALLTPKTEPEELAVSRAGTAAPTEESSSTSEEEEPPSSPEPPRPTKRPRRELGSKGMKGGGGGPGGWTCGLCHSWFPERDEYVGHMKKEHGKSVKKFPCRLCERSFCSAPSLRRHVRVNHEGIKRVYPCRSEWTDG, from the exons ATGGGGGACATGAAGACCCCTGATTTTGATGACCTCCTTGCTGCCTTTGACATCCCTGACATTGATGCAAATGAAGCCATCCACTCTGGGCCAGAAGAAAATGAGGGTCCAGGAGGCTCCGGGAAGCCTGAACCCAGTGTAGGAGGTGAATCTGGAGAAGCAACAGCAGCTCCTGCCGGGGACGGCCCTGGGGGGCCCACCCAGGCCTCTGACCATAGCCTGCCACCGCCAGACGTCTCAGCAGTCAGCGTCATCGTCAAGAACACTGTGTGTCCTGAGCAGTCAGAGTCCCTGGCTGGGAGTTCAGGAGGGGAAGTGGCCCGGGCAGGGGGAGTGACGAAGGAAGGCCCTCTGGGACCTCGTCTGATGCAGAATGGTTTTGGGGGCCCTGAGCCATCCCTTCCAGGAACCCCACGCTCTCCAGCTCCTCCCAGTGGGGGTACCTGGAAAGAAAAATCCCTGGAAGGCAAAGCTCCGCTGGATCTGTTTGCTCATTTTGGGCCTGAGCCAGGGGAGCACCCTgatccccttcctccctctgcgCCCTCCCCACCTCCGGAAGGGGCCCTGACCCCACCTGCTTTCCCCTCTCCCTTTGAGCTGACCCGGGAGAAtggcccagccctgctgcccCCCTCTTCTCCCCCACTGCTGGGGGCCTTGAAGCAGGAAAGCTGCAGCCCTCTTCATCCCCAGAGCCTCGCCCAGCCAGGCTCAGGCACTAGCCCTGAGGCCACGGGAGTCCCTGCCAGTGCCtccccttcccaggtggcaggggTGTCCTTCTTCAAGAAGTCTCCGGGGCACCAGAGCCCTCTTGCCTCCCCTAAAGGGCCCAGCTGTCAGCCcctgaaggaagaggaggatgagGGACCGGTAGACAAGTCTTCCCCGGGAAGTCCCCAGAGTCCCTCCAGTGGAGCTGAGGCTGCGGACGAGGACAGCAATGACTCCCCTGCCTCCAGCTCCTCTCGGCCTCTCAAGGTGCGGATCAAGACCATTAAAACATCCTGTGGAAATATCACAAGGACCGTAACCCGGGTCCCCTCAGACCCTGATCCCCCTGCCCCCTTGGCTGAGGGGGGCTTCCTGGCGGAGGCTAACCTCCTGAAGTTGTCCCCGGCAACCCCAACCCCCGAGGGTCCGAAGGTGGTGAGTGTCCAACTGGGTGATGGCACGAGGCTCAAGGGTACCGTGCTGCCTGTGGCCACCATTCAGAATGCAAGTACTGCCATGTTGATGGCGGCCAGCGTGGCCCGCAAAGCGGTGGTTCTGCCTGGGGGCACTGCCACCAGCCCTAAGACCATGCCTAAGAATGTGCTGGGTCTGGTGCCCCAAGCCCTGCCCAAGGCTGAGGGGAGGACAGGGCTGGGGACAGGGGGGCAGAAAGTGAATGGCGCCTCGGTGGTAATGGTGCAGCCTTCTAAGCCGGCCACTGGGCCGGGGGCAGCAGGTGGCACGGTGATCTCACGGACCCAGTCCAGCCTGGTGGAGGCCTTCAACAAGATCCTCAACAGCAAGAACCTGCTGCCTGCCTACCGGCCGAACCTGAGTCCGCCGGCTGAGGCCGGGCTGGCCCTGCCACCCACGGGCTACCGCTGCCTTGAGTGTGGGGATGCCTTCTCATtggagaagagcctggcgagaCACTATGACCGCCGGAGCATGCGCATTGAGGTCACCTGCAATCACTGCGCCCGCCGCCTGGTCTTCTTCAACAAGTGCAGCCTGCTTCTGCATGCCCGCGAGCACAAGGACAAGGGGCTCGTCATGCAGTGCTCACACCTGGTCATGAGGCCGGTGGCCCTGGACCAGATGGTGGGGCAGCCGGACATCACGCCCCTGCTGGCTGTCCCACCTGCCCTTGGACCTCCAGCCTTGCCCACCTTGGGCAAGGGTGAAGGGGCCGTCACCACATCTGCCATTACTGCAGTTGCCGCAGAGGCCCCCGTGCTGCCGCTCTCAACGGAGCCACCCGCCACCCCTGCCACCTCTACTTACACGTGCTTCCGCTGCCTGGAGTGCAAGGAGCAGTGCCGCGACAAGGCCGGCATGGCTGCCCACTTCCAGCAGCTCGGGCCTCCCGCCCCTGGGGCCACCAGCAAC GTGTGCCCAACCTGCCCCATGATGCTCCCCAACCGCTGCAGCTTCAGCGCCCACCAGCGCATGCATAAGAACCGACCTCCCCACGTCTGTCCTGAGTGTGGGGGCAACTTTCTGCAAGCCAATTTTCAGACCCATCTCCGGGAGGCCTGCCTACATTTCTCTCGCCGCGTAGGATACAG GTGCCCCAGCTGTGCAGTGGTGTTTGGGGGTGTGAACTCCATCAAGTCCCACATCCAGACGTCACACTGCGAGGTTTTCCACAAGTGCCCCATCTGCCCCATGGCCTTCAAGTCTGCACCCAGCGCCCACGCCCACCTCTACACCCAGCATCCCAGCTTCCACACGCAGCAGGCCAA GATGATCTACAAGTGCGCAATGTGTGACACGGTCTTCACTCATAAACCCCTCCTCTCCTCACACTTCGACCAGCACTTGCTGCCCCAGCGTGTCAGCGTCTTTAAGTgcccatcttgtcctctgctttTTGCCCAAAAAAGGACCATGCTGGAACATCTCAAG AACACCCATCAGTCTGGGCGCCCGGGGGAGGAGACCGCTGGGAAAGGAGCTGGGGGTGCCCTTCTGACCCCCAAGACAGAGCCCGAGGAGCTGGCTGTGTCTCGGGCAGGAACCGCTGCCCCTACTGAGGAATCTTCTTCAACCTCAGAAGAAGAGGAGCCGCCCAGCTCCCCTGAGCCCCCTCGCCCAACCAAACGGCCCCGGCGAGAACTGGGGAGCAAAGGCATgaagggtgggggcgggggccctGGCGGCTGGACCTGTGGCCTGTGTCACTCCTGGTTTCCTGAGCGTGACGAATATGTGGGTCACATGAAGAAGGAGCATGGCAAG TCGGTGAAAAAGTTTCCCTGCCGCCTGTGTGAGCGCTCCTTCTGCTCGGCCCCCAGCCTGAGGCGCCATGTCAGGGTCAACCACGAGGGTATCAAGCGAGTTTACCCTTGCAG